The following are encoded in a window of Amaranthus tricolor cultivar Red isolate AtriRed21 chromosome 2, ASM2621246v1, whole genome shotgun sequence genomic DNA:
- the LOC130806142 gene encoding uncharacterized protein LOC130806142 — MNKERPPEPLDFFIWTVEDVGMWLEEINLGNYRQAFKQNGVNGEYLEGMSMFTTEQILRFIRRCHMKWGDFITLCKELRRIKVACLKGEQKVRQPWWAPSCFSPVFVNAAKRNRQCRVVSLKLEP, encoded by the exons ATGAATAAAGAACGGCCGCCTGAACCGCTGGATTTCTTCATCTGGACTGTTGAG GATGTTGGTATGTGGTTAGAAGAAATAAATCTTGGTAACTACCGTCAAGCTTTTAAGCAAAATGGTGTTAATGGAGAGTACTTGGAGGGAATGTCCATGTTTACAACCGAGCAAATACTTAGGTTTATTAGGCGCTGCCACATGAAATGGGGGGACTTTATCACACTTTGTAAGGAATTAAGGCGGATAAAAG tggCGTGTTTGAAAGGCGAGCAAAAGGTTCGTCAGCCATGGTGGGCGCCATCCTGTTTTTCTCCAGTGTTTGTGAATGCAGCCAAGCGAAATAGACAGTGTCGCGTTGTATCACTGAAACTTGAACCATGA
- the LOC130806204 gene encoding ubiquitin-conjugating enzyme E2 variant 1C — translation MTIGSAGSSVVVPRNFRLLEELECGEKGIGDGSVSYGMDDSDDIYMRSWTGTIIGPHNSVHEGRIYQLKLFCDKDYPEKPPSVRFHTRISMTCVNPESGVVEPKKFGMLANWQRDYTMEDILTQLRKEMAAPYNRKLVQPPEGTYF, via the exons TTCCCAGAAACTTTCGGTTGCTGGAAGAACTGGAATGTGGCGAGAAAGGGATTGGAGATGGGAGTGTGAGCTATGGGATGGATGACAGTGATGATATTTACATGCGCTCTTGGACGGGAACTATAATTGGTCCTCATAAT AGCGTACATGAAGGCCGCATTTATCAGTTGAAGCTCTTCTGCGACAAAGATTACCCAGAGAAACCTCCAAGTGTGCGCTTCCATACTCGGATCAGCATGACTTGTGTGAATCCTGAGTCTGGAGTG GTTGAACCAAAAAAGTTTGGAATGTTGGCTAATTGGCAGAGAGATTACACTATGGAGGACATTCTTACTCAGCTGAGGAAAGAAATGGCTGCACCCTACAACCGGAAACTTGTTCAACCTCCAGAAGGCACCTATTTCTAG